One window of Cohnella hashimotonis genomic DNA carries:
- a CDS encoding extracellular solute-binding protein: MKKRIVSLLAIVIALSMALAACTKNDNSSASSGGASSSSTSASASASGSDSASAAPVPIKVFSIQESGIDLTTNKFSKFIEDKFNIKFDWQLNPSDGAKEKRQISLASGDYPDAYILPSYIDHFSQADLLKYGKQGVIVPLNDLIDQYGPNIKAAMEAHPDLKQYITAPDGNIYGLVSYTQCFHCSYPNKMWVNTKWMKQLGIQPPKTTEEFKAMLEAFKTKDPNGNGKQDEVPLSGSIEDFGVRVVPYLMNGFVYDDDRNYLNLKDGKVVSAAITPEWKEGLAYIKSLYDEKLIDPGAFTQNAEAFKKIGENGDAQILGAGAGMHPAIFVNIDKGNRFSADYDALPPLTGPHGSLATHDGGGVDPGAKFVITNKASKEAQVALIKMVDYMFTPEGQTNGASGMEGIDWEKPGPDDVALDESVKAQFKPIPATEGEAPRNAGWSGVAHFYQPKEYRDSFVSATDIYDSAGYERRLYQATLEYQGHEPKELFPLWSLWIDPSLTDEASILQTNLKNYIERSELQFITGNLDLNKDWDSYVKGLKDLKLDRYLEILQQAYDKAAK, from the coding sequence TTGAAAAAGAGAATCGTAAGTCTGCTGGCGATCGTCATCGCCCTCAGCATGGCACTCGCGGCCTGCACGAAAAACGACAATTCGTCCGCCTCCTCGGGCGGCGCCTCATCCTCGTCCACATCCGCTTCCGCATCCGCGTCGGGAAGCGATTCGGCATCCGCCGCGCCGGTTCCGATCAAAGTATTCTCGATCCAGGAGTCCGGCATCGACCTGACCACGAACAAATTTTCCAAGTTTATCGAAGATAAATTCAACATCAAGTTCGACTGGCAGCTGAATCCGTCCGACGGCGCGAAGGAAAAACGCCAGATCTCGCTGGCGAGCGGCGACTATCCGGACGCCTACATCCTGCCTTCCTACATCGATCACTTCTCGCAAGCGGATCTGCTCAAGTACGGTAAGCAAGGCGTTATCGTCCCGCTGAACGACCTGATCGACCAGTACGGTCCGAACATCAAGGCGGCGATGGAAGCCCATCCCGACCTGAAGCAATACATCACGGCTCCGGACGGCAACATCTACGGCCTCGTCTCCTATACGCAGTGCTTCCACTGCTCGTATCCGAACAAGATGTGGGTCAACACCAAGTGGATGAAGCAGCTCGGCATCCAGCCGCCGAAGACGACCGAAGAGTTCAAGGCGATGCTCGAAGCGTTCAAGACGAAGGACCCGAACGGCAACGGCAAGCAGGACGAAGTGCCGCTGAGCGGCTCGATCGAAGACTTCGGCGTCCGCGTCGTGCCCTATCTGATGAACGGCTTCGTCTATGACGACGACCGCAATTATCTGAACCTGAAGGACGGCAAGGTCGTCTCCGCGGCCATCACGCCGGAGTGGAAGGAAGGCCTCGCTTATATCAAGTCGCTGTACGACGAGAAGCTGATCGATCCGGGCGCTTTCACGCAAAACGCCGAAGCGTTCAAGAAGATCGGCGAGAACGGCGACGCGCAAATTCTCGGCGCAGGCGCAGGCATGCACCCGGCCATCTTCGTCAACATCGACAAAGGCAACCGTTTCTCCGCCGACTACGACGCGTTGCCTCCGCTGACCGGTCCGCACGGCTCGCTGGCGACGCATGACGGCGGCGGCGTCGATCCGGGCGCCAAGTTCGTCATCACGAACAAAGCCAGCAAGGAAGCGCAGGTCGCGCTGATCAAGATGGTCGACTATATGTTCACGCCGGAAGGACAGACGAACGGCGCATCGGGTATGGAAGGCATCGACTGGGAGAAGCCGGGTCCGGACGACGTGGCTCTGGACGAGAGCGTCAAGGCGCAGTTCAAGCCGATCCCGGCGACCGAAGGCGAAGCGCCTCGCAATGCGGGCTGGAGCGGCGTCGCTCACTTCTACCAACCGAAGGAATACCGCGACAGCTTCGTCTCTGCTACGGACATCTACGATTCGGCCGGCTACGAGCGCCGACTGTACCAAGCGACCCTCGAGTATCAAGGCCACGAGCCGAAGGAACTGTTCCCGCTCTGGTCGCTGTGGATCGATCCGTCGCTGACCGACGAAGCCAGCATTCTGCAGACCAACCTCAAGAACTACATCGAGCGCAGCGAGCTTCAATTCATCACGGGCAACCTCGATCTGAACAAAGACTGGGACAGCTACGTGAAAGGTCTGAAAGACCTGAAGCTGGACCGCTACCTGGAAATCCTGCAGCAAGCGTACGACAAGGCCGCGAAGTAA
- a CDS encoding ABC transporter permease, with protein sequence MDGEIAWEGNAQPQPIRKRVKRSRTLEARKSFKKHWQLYLVVLPPLLFFLIFKYYPMANAVLAFKDYNVIKGIWGSPWVGLRNFKLFFDNPIFWDLIRNTILLSGYLLLAGFPIPILLALMLNEIRSGRFKRIVQLVTFAPYFISTVVMVSIIMLFLAPRLGFANVALNHMGFDSINFLGEPGMFRSIYVWSDIWQTAGYSAVIYLAALAGIDPTLYEAAKVDGASRFQKIVHVDLPGILPTIVVILILNVGNVMAIGFEKVYLLQNPLNQSTSEIIATYVYSIGLLNANYSFATAVGLFNSFINLVLLLLVNGIAKRLTNSSIW encoded by the coding sequence ATGGATGGAGAAATCGCATGGGAAGGCAACGCGCAGCCGCAGCCGATCCGCAAGCGGGTGAAAAGGAGCCGGACGCTCGAAGCCAGGAAAAGCTTCAAGAAACATTGGCAGCTGTACCTGGTCGTCCTGCCGCCGCTTTTATTCTTTCTGATTTTCAAGTATTACCCGATGGCGAACGCCGTGCTCGCCTTCAAAGATTACAACGTCATTAAAGGCATCTGGGGCAGTCCCTGGGTAGGCCTGCGGAACTTCAAGCTCTTTTTCGATAACCCGATCTTCTGGGATCTAATCCGCAATACGATCCTGCTGAGCGGCTACCTGCTGCTGGCGGGCTTCCCGATTCCGATCCTGCTTGCGCTGATGCTTAACGAGATTCGCAGCGGCCGCTTCAAGCGTATCGTGCAGCTCGTGACGTTCGCGCCTTACTTTATCTCGACTGTCGTCATGGTGTCGATCATCATGCTGTTCCTGGCGCCCAGACTCGGCTTCGCCAACGTTGCCTTGAACCATATGGGCTTCGATTCGATCAACTTCCTCGGCGAACCCGGCATGTTCCGTTCGATCTATGTCTGGTCCGACATCTGGCAGACGGCCGGCTACTCCGCAGTCATCTATCTCGCTGCGCTGGCAGGCATCGATCCGACGCTGTACGAGGCGGCCAAGGTGGATGGCGCGTCCCGGTTCCAGAAGATCGTTCACGTCGACCTGCCGGGCATCCTGCCCACGATCGTCGTCATTCTGATCCTGAACGTCGGTAACGTCATGGCGATCGGCTTCGAAAAAGTGTACCTGCTTCAAAATCCGCTGAATCAGTCGACTTCGGAGATTATCGCAACTTACGTCTACAGCATTGGCCTGCTGAACGCCAACTACAGCTTCGCTACCGCTGTCGGCCTGTTCAACTCATTCATCAATCTGGTGCTGCTGCTCCTGGTCAACGGCATCGCCAAGCGCCTCACGAATAGCAGCATCTGGTAG
- a CDS encoding carbohydrate ABC transporter permease — protein sequence MQAQAATKRTSIRESTGDRLFMAVVYTILTIVLIAVLYPLIYILSSSISSPAAVTSGRVFLWPVDISFKGFETLFNTPAILTGYGNSIFYTAAGTLISVALTVMIAYPLSRKTFFGRNAIMIIVTFTMIFSGGLIPTYMVVKSLHLIDTRWALLIPNAIWVWQVIIARTFFQASIPDELAEAAEIDGCSDLRFMRSVVIPLSKPILAVLVLMYAVGQWNAYFDALIYLKSANLFPLQLVLRSIIIQNNSSGMMDAMKMVERQQLSELLKYSLIVVATLPVLVIYPFVQRYFVQGMLVGSVKG from the coding sequence ATGCAAGCACAAGCCGCAACGAAACGAACTTCGATTCGGGAATCGACGGGAGACCGCCTGTTCATGGCCGTCGTCTATACGATCCTCACGATCGTCCTGATCGCCGTCCTGTATCCGCTTATTTACATTCTGAGCAGCTCGATCAGCAGCCCCGCGGCCGTCACGTCGGGAAGAGTCTTCCTGTGGCCGGTGGACATCTCCTTCAAGGGCTTCGAGACGCTGTTCAACACGCCGGCCATTTTGACGGGATACGGCAATTCGATCTTTTACACGGCTGCGGGCACGCTGATCAGCGTCGCGCTTACGGTGATGATCGCCTATCCGCTGTCGCGCAAAACGTTTTTCGGACGCAACGCCATCATGATAATTGTCACCTTCACGATGATTTTCAGCGGCGGCCTGATCCCGACCTACATGGTCGTCAAGTCGCTGCACCTGATCGATACCCGGTGGGCCTTGCTCATCCCGAACGCGATCTGGGTGTGGCAGGTCATTATCGCCCGCACGTTTTTCCAGGCTTCGATACCCGATGAACTCGCCGAGGCCGCCGAGATCGACGGCTGCAGCGATCTGCGCTTCATGCGCAGCGTCGTCATCCCGCTCTCCAAGCCGATCCTCGCCGTGCTGGTGCTCATGTACGCCGTCGGTCAGTGGAATGCTTACTTCGACGCGCTCATTTACCTAAAGTCCGCCAACCTGTTCCCGCTGCAGCTCGTGTTGCGCAGCATCATCATTCAGAACAACAGTTCCGGCATGATGGACGCGATGAAAATGGTCGAGCGGCAGCAGCTTTCCGAGCTGCTCAAGTATTCGCTTATCGTCGTAGCGACGCTGCCCGTGCTCGTCATCTATCCGTTCGTGCAGCGCTATTTCGTACAGGGCATGCTGGTCGGTTCCGTGAAGGGATAA
- a CDS encoding glycosyl hydrolase family 95 catalytic domain-containing protein: MERAAAHGIRYDRPAATFFEGALLGNGKLGAVVTTRPDAIVIHFGHNNVWDIRIAENNKEKIGTFESLFARLKEIPSHYSSLSEDPWYREYVEMASANYARPYPRPMPCGSLLLGFDRRRVEVLGHTLRIHDGMCEIDLLADGRQVQLLTFVEQDKDALRLALRTDGGPEDVPIVFNRVKLIADPETPQELPAPSPFMDAPRGLMAFRQRLPAAVGGEPKDGGQANDRAFRLTATFEPAAGLHAGASSWEGLLNPVRAEGRFEVRVALDEGLDADVPEPEAAQQDGDADFASAFAQATDSWSRFWSRSGVALGDAFLERIWYRNLYFFNCAVSPDAICPGLFANWSYGKIGSEWHGDYHMNYNTQQPFWLAFSSNHVDKHLAYVDMVERIGPVSRKWAREYYGLRGAYYPHSAYPVEMTMMPYPVPHWGWEICETPWTVQSLWWHYLYTMDLDFLAGRAFGPIRDAALFMVDYMKRPDARGETWGDDRYHVYPTVAPELYELTPGFRLNRDCIVDLTLTKFLFHAFRQACAALGRTEAEAELLAEVEEVLAHFPDYPTARSARGTVYVSVPGEDPEVVYNVPNGVATVFPGEDHGLHSPPDDYAIAANSYLNHRNEGGNDLVFYAMAGARLGMLDLERFKRQIDYCMLPNGTCTDKLLEAGGRYSDTTPFDYMGQMGIWFENFALPAVINECLLQSYNGVLRLFPNWPKHLPASFATLRAVGGFLVSASFEKGCVQWVEIVSEAGAPLRMHNPWTGDVAVKRNGTEETASGALLEWHATAGTLFRLTPA; the protein is encoded by the coding sequence ATGGAACGGGCAGCCGCTCACGGCATCCGGTACGATCGTCCGGCCGCGACGTTCTTCGAAGGCGCGCTGCTCGGCAACGGCAAGCTCGGCGCCGTCGTCACGACCCGGCCCGACGCGATCGTCATTCACTTCGGACATAACAACGTATGGGACATCCGCATCGCGGAAAACAACAAAGAAAAGATCGGCACCTTCGAAAGCCTGTTCGCGCGGCTTAAAGAAATTCCCTCGCATTACAGCTCGCTCTCCGAGGATCCGTGGTATCGCGAGTACGTGGAAATGGCGTCCGCCAATTACGCCCGTCCGTATCCGCGCCCGATGCCGTGCGGTTCGCTCTTGCTCGGCTTCGACCGGCGGCGGGTCGAAGTGCTCGGCCACACGCTGCGCATTCACGACGGCATGTGCGAGATCGATTTGCTCGCGGACGGCAGGCAAGTTCAGCTGTTGACGTTCGTCGAGCAAGATAAGGACGCGCTGCGACTGGCGCTCAGAACGGATGGCGGACCGGAAGACGTACCGATCGTGTTCAACCGCGTCAAGCTGATCGCCGATCCCGAGACGCCGCAAGAGCTGCCTGCGCCGTCGCCCTTTATGGATGCACCGCGGGGGCTGATGGCGTTCCGCCAGCGTCTGCCCGCCGCAGTCGGCGGGGAGCCGAAGGATGGCGGACAAGCAAACGACCGCGCCTTCCGTCTGACGGCGACATTCGAACCGGCTGCCGGCCTGCATGCGGGCGCTTCCTCCTGGGAAGGACTGCTGAACCCGGTACGGGCGGAGGGGAGATTCGAGGTGCGCGTCGCGCTCGACGAGGGACTCGACGCCGACGTGCCGGAGCCGGAAGCGGCGCAGCAGGACGGCGACGCCGATTTTGCAAGCGCATTCGCCCAGGCAACGGACAGCTGGTCGCGTTTCTGGTCGCGCTCGGGCGTAGCGCTCGGCGACGCGTTTCTTGAGCGGATCTGGTACCGCAATCTGTACTTTTTCAACTGCGCCGTCTCTCCGGACGCGATCTGTCCGGGCTTATTCGCCAATTGGAGCTACGGCAAGATCGGCTCCGAATGGCATGGCGATTACCATATGAACTACAACACGCAGCAGCCGTTCTGGCTTGCCTTCTCGAGCAACCATGTCGACAAGCATCTTGCCTATGTGGACATGGTCGAACGGATCGGACCGGTCAGCCGCAAATGGGCCCGGGAATATTACGGCCTGCGCGGGGCGTATTATCCGCACTCCGCCTACCCTGTCGAGATGACGATGATGCCTTATCCCGTCCCGCACTGGGGCTGGGAGATTTGCGAGACGCCATGGACCGTGCAGAGCCTTTGGTGGCACTACCTGTACACGATGGATCTCGATTTTCTGGCCGGTCGCGCCTTTGGCCCGATTCGAGATGCCGCGCTGTTCATGGTCGATTACATGAAACGGCCGGACGCGCGGGGCGAAACCTGGGGCGACGACCGCTATCACGTTTATCCGACCGTCGCGCCGGAGCTGTACGAGCTGACGCCGGGCTTTCGTTTGAACCGGGACTGCATCGTCGATCTGACGCTGACGAAGTTTTTGTTCCATGCTTTCCGGCAAGCTTGCGCGGCGCTCGGGCGGACGGAAGCGGAGGCGGAGCTTCTCGCGGAAGTGGAAGAGGTGCTGGCGCATTTCCCCGACTATCCGACCGCCCGGTCGGCGCGGGGAACCGTGTACGTGTCGGTGCCGGGCGAGGACCCGGAGGTCGTATACAACGTACCGAATGGCGTCGCAACGGTGTTTCCGGGCGAGGACCATGGCCTGCATTCTCCGCCGGACGACTATGCGATCGCGGCGAACAGCTACCTCAACCATCGCAACGAGGGCGGCAACGATTTGGTGTTTTACGCGATGGCCGGCGCGCGTCTTGGCATGCTCGATCTCGAACGGTTCAAGCGGCAGATCGATTACTGCATGCTGCCTAACGGCACCTGTACCGACAAGCTGCTCGAGGCCGGGGGCCGCTATTCGGATACGACGCCGTTCGACTACATGGGCCAAATGGGGATCTGGTTCGAAAATTTCGCGCTGCCCGCCGTCATCAATGAATGCCTGCTGCAGAGCTACAACGGCGTTCTGCGACTGTTCCCCAACTGGCCCAAGCATCTGCCGGCTTCGTTCGCTACGCTGCGGGCCGTCGGCGGCTTCCTCGTAAGCGCTTCCTTCGAAAAAGGCTGCGTGCAATGGGTGGAGATTGTCAGCGAGGCGGGCGCCCCGCTCCGGATGCACAATCCTTGGACGGGCGACGTCGCCGTTAAGCGGAACGGAACTGAAGAGACGGCGTCCGGCGCGCTGCTCGAATGGCATGCGACGGCGGGAACCTTGTTTCGGCTGACGCCTGCTTAA
- a CDS encoding X2-like carbohydrate binding domain-containing protein: MHRIFKKKSLILLLAGTIVAQLGFVAPGANRAVAADKELAQKPYMGWSSYSMQVYDGPSGNWTSAAKIKQMSDAMHEKLQSHGYNYINIDAGWNGGMDEYARPIPSETLYPDGFQNVIDYVHANGQKIGIYLIPGLSPAAYEANLPIYGTESCHIRDITKQPIQYADYWNIGYKIDFNTNPDCAQAYIDSIADLIGSWGIDFVKFDSVTPGSGHNDTSIDARDDVAAWSKALARNKIWFELSWALDHNYADVWKKYANGWRVNWDVESYDPKVGLTQWANIARLFPDAAIWWRDAGPRTGWNDFDSLNVGNGAMDGLTKDERQTAMTFWAVSAAPLYTGNDLTRLDSYGLQLLTNDEVIAVDQAGRPAHPVSTATSQQVWYANNGDGTYNVAVFNLGTKAESIAVNWGDIGLDGPASVRDLWSHSELGTFEKGYTAESVDPHASRLFKVTAQSGTSFVNDDDTGFVYEGNWTRNGGKEVSAESQDLTVNVGSAAPGLTAAARQEAGLAQDQSKNAQALTAADHYYVVNDDDADVQYNGGWNDSDGRGVGDYSNDVHWTEGNGNSFQLTFKGTGIDYITEKEGSQGNVDIFLDGALQGTADTYNDDGRSVQQTVYRIDGLDGATHTVKGVKQSGGYALLDALKVHVDHLIDATDATFDSDQPADVTTALKVDARYLKSVALNGSALASPADYTVSNGTITVKKDAFAGLAAGESTLIFAFTGGDEEAKTVAISGQSSAINPKTASFDKKSANQTDIETTLTLNGNTLVGIANGEAALTSGTDYTVAGTTVTIKKSYLAALPVGAAQLTFAFSGGASQTLTVNVTDTSGLRYVLVNNSDAGIAYSGSWNNNSGRPYGDYQGDVQFTENNGDSFTYVFSGTGIGIVTEKDNSQGDIEVYLDGQLVSTVDTRSAVRQGFQTVYSVSGLTNGQHTLKAVKKNGQFMLLDALRIEKPSLLGEEEIGFDPARPEDATVTLLRDSGSLATVKNGNATLSAGTDYTISGDTVTIRSAYLAGLPAGATKLSFSFKGDAFSDIHYATENGDAYSYTFKGAGFALRMPTGPSQGEFEVLVDGVSKGTGSAESDALKLQQNVFHLDGLASGSHTVKVVKKSGQLLLADGLSYTVAGVDVVPQTPSGPATATPAPEKVQGSVGGGSGSAQVSVDVSRTMLASGTKRDELSFSGAAVKDAIAKQAAAGATTITLAVPDAKDEVSETKVTIPADIAKLLADGKLDLGLSIGGSKIVIPAASLNAAGWDLVFTIKPLKSEADRSAAQSRANASSVVKAAYGDTAAVTGRPLSIDTNLQGKDVDLVLPLGEAAGSGANRLGVFVEHSDGSTELKHGEIVDLGAGKGFKITVNKFSTFTLLKLSDQPTTAHQAYIQGFADGTFRPSAALTRAQIATIVARLAADSNSAADGQAKSYTDVSTSHWAAADIAAVGKLGLMNGYADGSFRPDQAVTRAEMAALAVKLAQPSGTPGAGFRDTDGNWAEASIKQAQGAGWIGGYADGKFRPGQALTRAEAVVLLNRVLGREPAQAGGVSKWTDVPAGHWALADLLEAAAD; this comes from the coding sequence TTGCATCGAATTTTTAAGAAAAAAAGCCTGATCCTGCTGCTCGCCGGCACGATTGTCGCGCAGCTCGGCTTCGTCGCGCCGGGTGCGAACCGGGCCGTCGCTGCAGACAAAGAGCTGGCGCAGAAGCCCTATATGGGCTGGAGCAGCTACAGCATGCAGGTGTACGACGGTCCGTCAGGCAACTGGACATCGGCGGCGAAGATCAAGCAAATGTCCGATGCGATGCATGAAAAGCTCCAATCTCACGGTTACAATTACATTAATATCGACGCGGGCTGGAACGGCGGCATGGACGAGTACGCCCGGCCGATTCCGAGCGAGACGCTGTACCCGGACGGCTTCCAGAACGTCATCGACTACGTTCACGCCAACGGACAGAAGATCGGCATCTATTTGATTCCAGGTCTGTCTCCCGCCGCATACGAGGCCAACCTGCCGATTTACGGCACGGAAAGCTGTCATATCCGGGACATCACGAAGCAGCCGATTCAGTACGCGGATTACTGGAATATCGGCTACAAGATCGATTTCAACACGAATCCCGATTGCGCGCAGGCATACATCGATTCGATCGCGGACCTGATCGGCTCCTGGGGCATCGACTTCGTCAAGTTCGACAGCGTGACGCCGGGCTCCGGCCACAACGATACGTCGATCGACGCACGGGACGACGTGGCCGCCTGGTCCAAAGCGCTTGCCCGCAACAAAATCTGGTTCGAGCTGTCCTGGGCGCTCGACCATAACTATGCGGACGTGTGGAAAAAGTACGCCAACGGCTGGCGCGTCAACTGGGACGTCGAGTCGTACGACCCGAAGGTCGGCCTGACGCAGTGGGCCAACATCGCCCGGCTGTTCCCCGACGCCGCGATCTGGTGGCGGGATGCGGGTCCCCGCACCGGCTGGAACGACTTCGACTCCCTGAACGTAGGCAATGGCGCGATGGACGGCCTCACCAAGGACGAGCGCCAGACGGCGATGACGTTCTGGGCCGTATCGGCTGCGCCGCTATATACGGGCAACGATCTGACACGTCTGGACAGCTACGGCCTCCAGCTGCTGACCAATGACGAAGTGATCGCCGTCGATCAGGCGGGCCGCCCGGCGCATCCCGTATCGACCGCGACGAGCCAGCAGGTATGGTACGCGAACAACGGAGACGGCACTTATAATGTCGCCGTGTTCAACCTGGGCACAAAAGCCGAATCGATTGCCGTGAATTGGGGCGATATCGGGCTGGACGGTCCGGCATCGGTCCGCGATCTGTGGAGCCACAGCGAGCTCGGCACGTTCGAGAAGGGCTATACGGCGGAAAGCGTAGATCCTCATGCGTCGCGCCTGTTCAAAGTAACGGCGCAAAGCGGAACGTCGTTCGTGAACGACGATGACACCGGCTTCGTCTACGAAGGAAATTGGACGCGCAACGGCGGCAAAGAAGTGTCGGCCGAGTCGCAGGATCTGACGGTGAACGTGGGGAGCGCGGCGCCGGGACTGACTGCGGCGGCACGGCAGGAAGCCGGCCTGGCGCAGGATCAATCGAAGAACGCGCAGGCGTTGACGGCCGCGGATCATTATTACGTGGTGAACGACGACGACGCGGACGTGCAGTATAACGGAGGCTGGAACGACAGCGATGGCCGGGGCGTCGGCGATTATTCGAACGACGTTCACTGGACGGAAGGAAACGGCAATTCGTTTCAACTGACGTTTAAGGGTACGGGCATCGACTATATTACCGAAAAGGAAGGCTCCCAGGGCAATGTCGACATCTTCCTGGACGGCGCGCTCCAGGGCACCGCTGATACGTACAACGACGACGGACGCTCGGTACAGCAGACCGTCTACCGGATCGACGGTCTTGACGGCGCGACGCATACGGTGAAGGGCGTGAAGCAGTCCGGCGGCTATGCGCTGCTGGACGCGCTCAAGGTGCATGTCGATCATCTCATCGATGCGACTGACGCTACGTTCGACTCGGATCAGCCGGCGGATGTCACAACCGCGCTGAAGGTCGACGCCCGCTATCTGAAGAGCGTGGCGCTGAACGGCAGCGCGCTCGCAAGCCCTGCGGACTACACCGTTTCGAACGGCACAATCACGGTTAAAAAGGATGCCTTTGCGGGGCTCGCTGCGGGCGAATCGACCCTTATCTTCGCTTTCACAGGCGGCGACGAAGAAGCGAAGACGGTTGCGATCAGCGGACAGAGCAGCGCGATCAACCCGAAGACGGCTTCCTTCGATAAGAAGTCTGCGAATCAAACCGACATCGAGACGACGCTCACGCTGAACGGCAATACGCTCGTCGGCATCGCAAACGGCGAAGCCGCATTGACGTCGGGCACGGATTATACCGTCGCCGGAACGACGGTCACGATTAAGAAATCGTATCTGGCCGCTCTGCCGGTCGGGGCCGCGCAGCTGACGTTCGCGTTCAGCGGCGGCGCGTCTCAAACGCTGACGGTAAACGTAACCGATACGTCCGGCCTTCGTTACGTGCTCGTCAACAATAGCGATGCAGGCATCGCGTACAGCGGCTCTTGGAACAACAACAGCGGCCGTCCGTACGGCGATTACCAAGGCGACGTGCAGTTTACGGAAAACAACGGCGATTCGTTTACCTACGTTTTCTCCGGCACGGGGATCGGCATCGTCACGGAAAAAGACAATTCCCAAGGCGATATAGAAGTGTATCTGGACGGACAGCTCGTCTCTACGGTCGATACGCGCAGCGCGGTTCGCCAGGGCTTCCAGACCGTGTACAGCGTCTCGGGACTGACCAACGGCCAGCACACGCTGAAGGCGGTCAAGAAAAACGGCCAGTTCATGCTGCTCGACGCGCTTCGGATTGAAAAGCCCAGCCTTCTCGGCGAAGAAGAGATCGGATTCGACCCGGCGCGGCCCGAGGATGCGACTGTAACCCTGCTCCGCGACAGCGGCAGCCTGGCGACTGTGAAAAACGGCAATGCGACGCTGTCCGCGGGCACCGATTATACGATAAGCGGCGATACGGTGACGATTCGCTCCGCCTATCTGGCCGGACTGCCTGCGGGCGCAACGAAGCTCTCGTTCAGCTTCAAGGGCGATGCGTTCAGCGATATCCATTATGCGACTGAAAACGGTGATGCTTACAGCTATACGTTTAAAGGAGCGGGGTTCGCCCTGCGCATGCCGACCGGTCCTTCGCAAGGAGAGTTCGAAGTGTTGGTGGACGGGGTATCCAAAGGAACGGGCAGCGCCGAGAGCGATGCGCTCAAGCTGCAGCAGAACGTATTCCATCTCGACGGACTCGCGAGCGGCTCGCATACGGTCAAGGTCGTTAAGAAATCGGGGCAGCTGCTGCTTGCCGACGGTCTTTCGTATACGGTAGCCGGCGTTGACGTCGTGCCGCAGACGCCGTCCGGCCCTGCGACTGCGACTCCTGCGCCTGAAAAGGTGCAAGGCAGCGTCGGTGGCGGCTCCGGTAGCGCACAGGTTTCCGTAGACGTTAGCAGAACGATGCTCGCAAGTGGCACGAAGCGGGACGAATTGTCCTTCTCGGGCGCGGCGGTCAAGGATGCGATCGCCAAGCAAGCGGCGGCGGGCGCGACAACGATTACGCTTGCCGTTCCCGATGCCAAGGACGAAGTGTCAGAGACCAAAGTGACGATACCGGCGGACATCGCCAAGCTGCTCGCGGACGGCAAGCTGGACCTTGGCCTGTCGATCGGCGGCTCCAAAATCGTCATTCCGGCAGCGTCGCTGAACGCCGCCGGCTGGGATCTCGTATTTACGATCAAGCCGCTGAAGAGCGAGGCGGACCGGTCCGCCGCTCAAAGCCGCGCGAACGCCTCGAGCGTCGTCAAGGCCGCGTACGGCGATACGGCTGCCGTCACAGGACGCCCGCTGTCGATCGATACGAATCTGCAGGGCAAAGACGTCGATCTCGTGCTGCCGCTCGGCGAAGCCGCCGGCTCCGGCGCGAACCGACTGGGCGTGTTCGTCGAACACAGCGACGGTTCGACCGAACTGAAACATGGCGAGATCGTCGATTTGGGCGCGGGCAAAGGATTTAAGATTACCGTGAACAAATTCAGCACCTTCACGCTGTTGAAGCTTAGCGATCAGCCGACAACCGCTCATCAAGCATACATTCAAGGCTTTGCGGACGGAACCTTCAGACCAAGCGCCGCGCTGACGCGGGCGCAGATCGCGACGATCGTCGCGAGACTCGCCGCGGATTCGAACAGCGCAGCCGACGGGCAAGCCAAGTCCTACACGGACGTGTCAACAAGCCACTGGGCTGCGGCGGACATCGCCGCCGTCGGCAAGCTGGGGCTTATGAACGGCTACGCGGACGGCTCGTTCCGTCCGGATCAGGCGGTCACGCGCGCCGAGATGGCCGCGCTGGCCGTGAAGCTCGCGCAACCATCGGGAACGCCGGGCGCCGGATTCCGCGATACGGACGGCAACTGGGCCGAGGCTTCGATCAAGCAGGCGCAGGGCGCGGGCTGGATCGGCGGCTACGCGGACGGCAAGTTCCGTCCGGGCCAGGCGCTGACGCGCGCCGAAGCGGTCGTGCTGCTGAACCGCGTGCTAGGCCGCGAGCCAGCACAGGCGGGCGGCGTCTCCAAGTGGACCGACGTACCTGCCGGGCATTGGGCGCTGGCTGACCTGCTCGAAGCGGCCGCAGACTGA